A stretch of Pirellulales bacterium DNA encodes these proteins:
- a CDS encoding cob(I)yrinic acid a,c-diamide adenosyltransferase, with translation MKIYTKTGDGGQTGLFGGSRVRKNDVRIEAIGAVDELNAVLGLVRTEALPIEIDSRLASVQHTLFDLGAELAALDPRSCGTNLVSSEQIKKLESAIDQFQADLPPLQDFILPGGCRAAALLHVARSVCRRAERCAVSLGEQENVVLSPNIIAYLNRLGDLLFVLARAANQLAGRGDVLWQKVDR, from the coding sequence ATGAAAATCTACACCAAGACTGGCGATGGCGGCCAAACGGGCTTATTCGGCGGATCGCGCGTGCGCAAAAATGACGTGCGGATCGAGGCTATCGGGGCCGTCGATGAGTTGAACGCGGTGCTAGGACTGGTGCGAACTGAAGCCTTGCCGATCGAAATCGATTCGCGATTGGCGTCTGTGCAGCATACATTGTTCGACTTAGGGGCCGAGCTGGCGGCCCTCGATCCGCGTTCGTGCGGCACGAATCTCGTATCATCCGAGCAGATCAAGAAGCTAGAATCGGCGATCGATCAATTCCAAGCGGATCTGCCGCCGCTCCAAGATTTCATTCTGCCCGGCGGTTGTCGTGCGGCAGCCCTGTTGCATGTCGCCCGCAGCGTTTGTCGCCGAGCGGAACGCTGCGCGGTGTCGCTAGGCGAACAAGAAAACGTAGTGCTTTCGCCCAATATCATCGCCTATTTGAACCGGCTAGGAGACTTGCTCTTTGTTTTAGCGCGGGCCGCGAATCAGCTTGCCGGGCGTGGCGACGTTCTTTGGCAGAAAGTTGACCGGTAG
- a CDS encoding ammonium transporter has translation MARFIKAICGCGLAAALLLDSISASAQAPTSTKLATASASATGAATAHMAGDNAWMLTCSAFVLFMTVPGLAMFYGGLVRKKNVLGVMMQCVFLMGMNSIIWALYGYSLAYGGDAAASDAPPLSKWIGNGDYLLMNNVELTWDEANGRKADPPLEGAVPIPRLTHMLFQGMFFIIAPALICGAFAERMKFSAMVAFMVLWDTFVYLPLCHWVWDGGLLSFGKPYALAGGALDFAGGTVVHISSGVSALICALLIGKRLGYGHEPMPPHNLTYTTLGAGMLWVGWFGLNAGSHYSSDAIAASAFAATQFAAAAGTLAWASMEWIFRGKPSVLGACSGVIAGLVCITPASGYVTPMPAIIMGLSAGAICFFACTTLKSKLGYDDSLDTFGVHGIGGTLGTILTGVFATRAVTDIAVSEGRKLGFLEGGSILTGQLAAVAVSWLLAVVATFVILKALDLTMGLRVSQQQEVQGLDLSQHGEEGYIFI, from the coding sequence ATGGCGAGATTCATCAAAGCGATTTGCGGATGTGGTCTCGCGGCGGCGCTGCTATTGGACTCGATCAGCGCTAGCGCGCAAGCCCCAACCAGCACCAAACTAGCGACTGCGTCGGCAAGTGCGACTGGCGCGGCCACCGCCCACATGGCAGGTGACAACGCATGGATGCTCACCTGCAGCGCCTTCGTGCTGTTTATGACCGTACCAGGGCTGGCCATGTTCTATGGTGGCTTGGTGCGCAAGAAAAACGTCTTGGGCGTGATGATGCAGTGCGTGTTCCTGATGGGGATGAATTCCATCATTTGGGCGCTGTATGGATACTCGCTCGCCTATGGAGGCGATGCTGCGGCCAGCGATGCGCCGCCGCTATCGAAGTGGATCGGCAACGGCGACTACTTGCTGATGAACAATGTTGAATTGACCTGGGATGAGGCGAACGGCCGAAAGGCAGATCCGCCGCTGGAAGGCGCTGTGCCGATTCCGCGGCTCACGCACATGCTGTTTCAGGGCATGTTTTTCATCATCGCTCCCGCCTTGATTTGCGGAGCATTCGCTGAACGCATGAAATTCAGCGCGATGGTCGCGTTTATGGTTTTGTGGGATACTTTCGTGTACCTTCCGCTGTGCCACTGGGTTTGGGATGGCGGGCTGCTGTCGTTTGGCAAGCCGTATGCCTTGGCTGGCGGTGCGCTCGATTTTGCCGGGGGCACGGTGGTGCATATTAGCTCCGGCGTGTCGGCCTTGATCTGTGCGCTACTCATTGGCAAGCGATTGGGTTACGGCCACGAACCAATGCCGCCGCACAATTTGACCTACACCACGCTTGGTGCTGGCATGTTGTGGGTTGGCTGGTTCGGCTTAAATGCTGGCAGCCATTATTCGTCGGATGCGATTGCGGCAAGCGCCTTTGCCGCCACGCAATTCGCCGCGGCTGCCGGCACGCTTGCCTGGGCGAGCATGGAGTGGATTTTTCGTGGAAAGCCGAGCGTGCTGGGAGCCTGCTCCGGCGTGATTGCCGGATTGGTTTGCATCACTCCAGCCTCCGGCTATGTGACGCCAATGCCCGCTATCATCATGGGATTATCCGCCGGTGCGATTTGCTTTTTTGCTTGCACAACGCTCAAATCAAAGCTCGGATATGACGATTCGCTCGACACCTTTGGCGTTCACGGCATCGGCGGCACGCTGGGAACAATTTTGACGGGGGTGTTTGCGACCCGCGCCGTCACCGACATCGCGGTCTCGGAAGGTAGGAAGCTTGGATTCCTGGAAGGCGGAAGCATCCTTACCGGCCAGTTGGCGGCCGTCGCGGTCAGTTGGCTTCTGGCGGTCGTCGCCACATTCGTGATCCTGAAAGCGCTCGACCTGACGATGGGCCTGCGCGTCAGCCAACAGCAAGAAGTTCAAGGGTTAGACCTGAGTCAGCACGGCGAGGAAGGGTATATTTTCATCTAG
- a CDS encoding P-II family nitrogen regulator yields the protein MKKIEAIVRHFKLEDVKNALAEQGIVGMTVVEVRGFGRQKGHVEMYRGTEYAVDFVPKVKLEIVVPDDKLQSAIGTIMRVAQTGQIGDGKIFVSDLLNTIRIRTGETGDDAV from the coding sequence ATGAAAAAAATCGAAGCAATTGTCCGACACTTCAAACTGGAAGATGTGAAAAACGCCTTGGCGGAGCAAGGCATCGTCGGCATGACCGTGGTCGAAGTCCGCGGCTTCGGCCGACAGAAAGGACACGTCGAAATGTATCGCGGCACGGAGTATGCCGTCGATTTCGTGCCGAAAGTCAAATTAGAAATCGTCGTGCCCGACGACAAGCTCCAAAGCGCGATCGGCACGATTATGCGCGTCGCACAAACCGGCCAAATCGGCGATGGCAAGATCTTCGTCTCCGATCTGCTGAATACCATCCGCATTCGCACGGGGGAAACCGGAGACGATGCGGTGTGA